TCCGTATTTTTGAAAAACCCGGAGCCCCTCCGCTAATCCTTTGCCGTCTGTAAAGTGTATGACGTTCATGCTCTTCGCTTTACTTCATGTCAACAAAAAACAAAAAGCCCCTGAGAATTCAGGAGCTAAGAAGAAAAGCGGGTGACCGGGGTCGAACCGGCGACCTTGTGCTTGGCAAGCACACGCTCTAGCCAACTGAGCTACACCCGCGTAAGTGAGAGCAACTGTAACACAGCGAAGGTGCCTGTCAACGGTGATCGTGGGTGAGATACAGGTTCCGCTTGCATCACTTGGTTTGGCTCAGTACGATCGGAAGATTCTTACACTAAGGCAGACACTATGGATTTTTCCTTTACAGAAGACCAATTGCTCTTGCAACAAACCCTACGACAATTCGCTAAGGAACAACTGCTGCCCAACTATGCGCGGTGGGACCGGGGCGAAAAGATTGATCGTGCAACTATTAAAGAAGCCGCAAAACTCGGCATCTTCGGCCTGCGAGTTCCAGCAAAGTTCGGTGGGCTCGAAGCAGACTATGTCACCTGCGGCCTGATGGCCGAAGAACTGTCGCGTGGCGACTTCAACTATAGTCTGTATATTCAGCTTGGGCTCATTGCCTCGGAAATTCTCTCGGAGTTTGCCCATCCAGAGGTCCAGGCCGAGTGGCTGACACGCCATGCTACCGGCGATGCGGTCATCGCCTTTGGCCTTACCGAGCCCAGTGCGGGCTCTGACGCTGCCAATATCACTACCCGTGCGGTCAAAATGGGGGACGACTACGTCATCACCGGCGAGAAAGCCTCGATTACTTTTGCTGGCTATGCTGACGCCTGTATCGTTTTTGCTCGGACGGGAGACCAAGGTGCGCGTGGAATTTCAGCTTTTTTAGTACCGTGCGATACCCCAGGAGTCACTCGACAGGTCTACAAAACCCCAGGTGAGCGGTTAACACAACGCGGATCGCTGTTTTTTGACGGCGTGCGGGTTCCAGCGCGTAATCGTGTCGGCGATGAAAGCAGAGGGTTTGCCCAGGCAATGATCGCGTTTGACTTCAACCGCGCCATTATCGGCCTCGCATGCGTTGGCGCAGCCCAGCAATCCCTTGACGAAACGATCGAGTACACCAAAGGCCGCCAGGTCTTCGGCAAACCTCTTGCCAAGTTTGAAGGGGTCTCGTTTCAGATCGCTGAATCCTTGACTTTAGTAGAAGCTGCCCGGCTCGTTTCCTACAAATGCTTGTGGCTCAAACAACAAGGGCAGAAACACACCAAGGAAGCGGCAATGGCCAAGTGGATGGGACCGAAAGTCTCCGCTGAAGCGATCCATACCTGCAT
This portion of the Deltaproteobacteria bacterium genome encodes:
- a CDS encoding cyclohexanecarboxyl-CoA dehydrogenase, with product MDFSFTEDQLLLQQTLRQFAKEQLLPNYARWDRGEKIDRATIKEAAKLGIFGLRVPAKFGGLEADYVTCGLMAEELSRGDFNYSLYIQLGLIASEILSEFAHPEVQAEWLTRHATGDAVIAFGLTEPSAGSDAANITTRAVKMGDDYVITGEKASITFAGYADACIVFARTGDQGARGISAFLVPCDTPGVTRQVYKTPGERLTQRGSLFFDGVRVPARNRVGDESRGFAQAMIAFDFNRAIIGLACVGAAQQSLDETIEYTKGRQVFGKPLAKFEGVSFQIAESLTLVEAARLVSYKCLWLKQQGQKHTKEAAMAKWMGPKVSAEAIHTCIILHGHYGYNMDSPLEQRWRDVVGLEIGDGTPEIMKGVVAREAFGREYTSYRD